The Deltaproteobacteria bacterium region CGGAGTAGAGCTTGTCGACGACCCCGGTAAGGGCGAGTATCCGATGCCCATAAACGCCGCAGGCAACGACCCGGTCTATGTGGGTAGAATACGTAAGGACGAGAGCATAGAGAACGGCATCAATATGTGGATAGTGTCCGATAACCTTCGTAAGGGTGCGGCGCTTAATGCCGTGCAAATCGCAGAGGTCCTTATAAAGGACTATATCTAAGTGCACTGTTTTGAGCACGACGCGTAACATTCTGCTGTTTCTCGAGTTCGACGGCACGGCCTATGCCGGATGGCAGCTTCAGGCCGACAGGGCAACCGTGCAGGGCGAGCTCGAGGATGCGATAAGGAATCTGACAGGGAGCGAGTCGCGCGTGTACGGATGCTCGAGGACCGACGCCGGAGTTCACGCGTACGATTACGCAGCGCTCTTTAAAACCGAATCGAAGATACCGATTGTCGGCATCATAGGCGGCCTTAATTCGCTTTTGCCCGAAGACATCGCCGTAAAGGACGCCAAAGAGGTAGACGGCGCCTTTGACCCGAGAAAGAGTGCGAAGAATAAGACGTATTTATACAGGATTTTCAACGCCCCTTACAGGACGCCGCTTTTCAGGCACAGGGCATGGAGCGTGTTCCATACGCTCGATATAGAGGTCATGCAAAAAGGCGCTGCAATGCTCGTTGGAAAGAAGGACTTCGCGTCATTCATGGCGGCGGATTCCGACGCCGAGCACTCTGTAAGGGAAATACTCTCCTTCGACGTTCGGAGGGCAGAAGGCTCTTTCATAGAGCTCGAGGTAAAGGGCACGGCCTTCCTTCGCCACATGGTGAGAATCATGGCAGGCACGCTCGTTACACTTGGAAGAGGTAAAATTACG contains the following coding sequences:
- the truA gene encoding tRNA pseudouridine(38-40) synthase TruA; protein product: MSTTRNILLFLEFDGTAYAGWQLQADRATVQGELEDAIRNLTGSESRVYGCSRTDAGVHAYDYAALFKTESKIPIVGIIGGLNSLLPEDIAVKDAKEVDGAFDPRKSAKNKTYLYRIFNAPYRTPLFRHRAWSVFHTLDIEVMQKGAAMLVGKKDFASFMAADSDAEHSVREILSFDVRRAEGSFIELEVKGTAFLRHMVRIMAGTLVTLGRGKITLGELTFIIDAKDRTKAPMTAPPEGLFLKKVEY